The Nicotiana tabacum cultivar K326 chromosome 5, ASM71507v2, whole genome shotgun sequence sequence CTGTTTAAAAcggtaagtgaatcaattaacgcgATAGACTCCTagtataactcaacaaactcaattataacacacaaaatttgtatttctagttatagaaaagattctcaaccgaaaaacatCCCAAAAACAGAGCAATCTTCAGAGATTCAATCCATCCTTTCTTTTTTTAGTGGTATctttactaaaatatttttagtggtatctttacaaatagatttatatattgaaattatataattatattgaatacagttaaatgcataaaaatacattgaatacatgaagtatagcaggtcatctatagtgcaaaaatatatgaatacatattgcagatacatttgaatacatatatacatctaaatacataaattatattaattaaaaaataaataaatacattcatggaatatagcGAATACATACTACTGAATATATACTGCTGGACAAAATAGTGAAACAAAGTGAAGCtttgaaattatataattatattgaatacagttaaatacagtgaatatattgaaaaagtagaaaaaactAAAGAcactgaatacaatgaaatacatggaatacagcgagatacaatGGAAAAAAGGTAACAAACTTCTCAAGTTcctcagccccaaactccatcCCCAATCCACCGATATCCAGGATGCCGCCATGTGGGGCGTCGCTGCCGGTTAAATGAAGACGGAAACTGAGACAGAACTTCTTCAAATCTCACAAGGCAAACAGGAACAATCAAtacaaaatctaagaaaaatttAGAATGTGTAACATAACTGTGTGAAAGTAATCGCCGGCTGGAGGAGGGGGTTAGGGGTGACACAACAAGGAAGGGGGGAAGTGGTCGCCGGCCGGATCTGTCGTTGGCGGAATACAGCCCCAGCTAGGGTTTCTAAAAGCATGGGAGGAAAAAATCGGGGGAAAAAGATAAGAAAGAGGAAAGAGAAAGGAGGAGTGAGggaagagagagggagagagaaaaataatacacaaCATATTTAATGGCTTAAAGGTAGGAagtgaccataaatagatattttgctataaaagttaaaaggtagctataagagataattatttaaaatgatatttatttataataaataaggtatcaacctttgctataggcGGTAAAATTTACCtaggaaaaaatatcaaaacattgAAAACTCTTACTATAAAAGCTCTTAATAGTATTCCTTCCGTCTCAAATTATCcgtcatgatttctaaaaatagtcatctcaaattatttgtcattttagaagttcaagataaAATTAATTGTCTTtttccattttacccttaatagtaattattcttgaagatgaagataacacataaatagagTAAATACTCAATAAATagagattatatcttaagacatTAACAAAGGTAAAATAGTCTAAAACCCAttctaattaatattttctttaggAGCGTGTAAAAGATAAACATAACAGATAATTTGAGATAGAGGAAATAATATTATTAACTTAAAATTTCTAATATGTTTTAGTATAGAAAACATTATTAGGCAATCAAAACATTAATTACCTagataaaaatatcaaaacattGAAAAGTCTTACTGAAAACTCTTTTTTTATCAGTACTATGAAAATCTTAATAGtattatgaaatataactcaaagtagcAATATGGAACaagaaaataaaagtaatttagtaaaacatgaacaagaaatagagatagagagaaggaagagattttcttcttcaattgtgtgtatttttctatctattacaaggcctttatataggcataaaaagtgaagaaaatatgtcattgaatatacaaaatatgtcattaagcatttgagatgaaaatCATGGAAGAAAAGTAGACATCcgccataatgtgatatttatcataacactcccccttggatgtccaaaaataatgtgcctcgttaaaaccttactaggaaaaaaccctatgggaaaaaaaatcctagtgaaggaaaaagagtacacatgattagaaatacgccttttggttgcctcgttaaaaaccttgcaaggaaaactcggtgggacaaaaccttgtaaggaaaaaagagtacaccgcgtattaactccccctgatgagagcattaGTTCACATCCTtcagccttcgcatcccaatcttgtacaccagtttcttgaaggttgacgccggtagagatttggtgaacaaatcagccatattatcacttgaacgaatctgttgcacattgatatcaccattattttgaagatcatgtgtgaaaaataactttggtgaaatgtgctttgtcttatctccttttatgaatcatcCTTTccattgggctatgcatgttgcattttcttcatacaaaattatgggtagtttgtcacacttcaaaccatatttgtctcgaataagatatattatagacctcaaccagaTACATTCTCGACTTTCTTCataaatagcaattatctcagcatgattagatgaagtgtCCACGATTGATTGCTTCGTCGAttgccaagatatggcagtgcctccacatgtaacacatagcatgtttgagatcaagccttgtgtgtgtTAGATAAATACCCCGCTtcagcataaccaacaagatcgggattgcAATCATTGTCATAAAATAAGCTCATATCGGTAGTCCTTTTTAGATaacgcaatatgtgtttgatttcattccaatgtctccttgtaggaaagagctatatcttgctaagacattaattgaaaaagttatgtcacgccttgtagtgttagcaagatacattagtgcatcaattgcactaagatatggtacttaaggatcaagaagttcttcattattttcatgaggtcggaatgaatTTTTATTTATATCGCGTGATcacacaaccatcggggtactcaatggatgtactttatccatatagaatcgctttaaaatattttcagtgtatgttgattgatggacaaaaatttcatctttcatatgttcaatttgtagaccaagatgAAATTTTGTCTTtctaagatctttcatttcaaattctttctttaaacagtctaATGCTTTATGAAGCTCCCCgggagttctaatgatatttgaatcatcaacatacacggcgattataacaaattcaattcCGGATCCTTTTACAAGGACAAATTAAattattcttgtacccttctttcaacaagtattttctcgggcgattataccacatgcgccctgattgtttcaatccgtataaggattattgaagctttatttaataaatttcttgggaaccataatatgcttcagaacaatttaaatccttcaatgatttccattatacgcatatcaagttttcatgtattgccagattaaaacctgaaataaTTATATCCACCATAAGAGAAcgtgtctccatataatcaatgtgaggatatttactaattttcttgtgtCACAAGTCGTGTCTATCGATATGAACTTtttgcacaagaacacatttatacctcaattggctttatactttcaggtgttgggactatccgcccaacttcatattttttcaagtaaagtcaattttcattgcgtatttttcatttggccaatcatttctctgtccaaatttcatgacagatttgagctcaagatcctcgtcaatattaataatattaagCGTTACATTATGTTAATAATATCGTCGACGATTATTTTATATCGGTTCAATTATTacacaataaagacataacttattgagatctctttatctcattattttcaggtacctgagcctttCACATGAGGTCTTACGAAGtattatgtcgtggtgctcttctaggcacttgcctccttattatgaccattttgcccctctccttcttcaaggagttttatctttgaaaccgattggtctgttacgcttcatgcgtgccatagactctgtccctcatggactttattctatttggagcattaacagctgaaatatgacatttagctttgggtcagcaaatgcgtctgacaataatttataaattaattatcacttgaacttcaagttcatattttcttgtacgaggatctatatgtattcataataattcatttcacgtatcactttctcagctaTCCATTCTCTCCCcttaatgttgggatcaccaacacatttcccaaccttctttgggaacccatctttgtgcattgtggtgacataattaaatcatatagcacattcatatttctatatagaaattatttggttcctgaccctgaaccgattgtgatagggagaaattttcataacttggctagatgcatacaagtgctggtgtatattaaataatacatctcataccaaattttatttttgggagttttgttctcataaccaatgatttagctataattggaggcatacaatttccgCTAAACCAACTTAGATTTAAActagtattatcaagataaattatcataatttatattctggaattgtgctctaataatttgagcaaacaatcttgcaaaaaccaaactgcaagttgataacaaatgcacatgtgaccataaaatagatgcatctattaaaatcatataatagtaaacggtccacatggcaggtgactgggcccatatatttatcaccttttagttccagaaatcaagggattcaatcccaaccttaactggtatatcatgagaataagcagcacaagataATTCTTGAAGAATtttctattcttcaatatatgccaatgtaattctcaattaattttttcgcatcataattgaaccgggatggtCAACTGGTTATGCCAACTATTATttgtttcagtaaacctctagtttacttgtgacatatgattcaagcatcatgcttatatttgtgtagtacaaatagaaataaaatcgagtaacctttcatatttacccggtatgattatagagaagatattcaatcttcctttcatttattgTCGCAATATGAcaaccactttgacttatacatttgaaactcaaaaagtttcttttgagactttacaatatcaatgtcatgaataattttattcatccgggtagtaacaaattagtttttccggAGCTCTTAACAACTTTTATACTACAAGATCTTgtatcataccattcatatggtaaatatctccttcacggagaaacttatatcataataaattgtcatggtcagaatcatcataagcaaaattatttattgctttaattttgcctttaataacttttataaggcatgacaaaataatatttagcgtatcacatgtacgcgaccaatgacatattcatgtaactacacaataatatttattctctttattccactcaaacctcccttagaggtgagttgtgtggtattcatataatcatgaattgcatgtctttattcattacttttatcacatattgccgcattcaactttaggaatgggtttgcattctcaatgcttatcacaagtcgcattctcttcaaggaatggatcataattaGCGACgcgctttattattttcataccaatttgatggtaaatatTGTCTTCACATttactattttgagaacccttattgttctccttttataatcatagtaatgattattattattttgatctttggaacgcccacgttcgttgttcaaccacttgtcttcatttaaatttattatgcactgctaccacattcacttcaagaatggagcaaatcaagtgggacaatctTCATGcctttaatgaaaaatatattatttttctttagtcatcattatatcatcaatatggtatagtgggactcaaacccaatgtcttgCCAATATAAAGACATAttaggccataataaattgggacccaaacccaactcttatcattatggagcatcCCGATGTCTTATCCTCAATCAatggcataataggctaaacaatattgagattcattctcaagccttaatttcaatcatatgccaagaaagttatacacaactaatttgcaacttagcaaatcaaatttgctttcttaaataagtgtacaaatctcaaatcaacGTAAagcttttattaattatttgtagcatctatatgaaatacaaccatttttagtcagaatatttcttctaaattctattagacTTTAAATGGATtataaaatcattgtcataatatttattgagtctctctaaaaaatattgttgtttttggggtataccctacctattggatttgatttaacgtcatgactttccttcactcaattcaaccaagcaattagtgaataaatttatcaaaagtacaacatataggtaacaacacatatatagtactaatatataaattcagcatttatattacctgaaaagtgacattataggtaacaacttaccagttgtagcttatgcatcattcatataaaatacttgaAAATGGTAAGTCAGTAGCAAGCATCAAGTAGATCATGGATACTCGAAAATTCCTCTTctagtagtcatactaatcactgtttgctttcaaatgatacgaccaataaattatgaagtatactttctcaatagctgatttgttttccaaatttcaaagaaataattaatcaacctagataaagatgtgaaatatttcttgttttcttcaagatgTTTTATGCTTCTAATCAGTatgacattttttttttaattttttttatgcaaGTGCAAAAAcccaaaaggaaaaaatattcatccaagtaaaaaaatattaaacGTGGCAGGACAGATTGAAGATAGTTAGCACATAAATAAGCATAAGACAACTTATATAacatatccttggttaccatgacatgcatcatatcaacaattaactgctactatgatttttacatatagaacttcgaaaatttcattccattcatgtgatataaaagatgtaatatggatatgtgcttatgcaatacaTGTGCAGTACGAAGTTGTGTGCATACGAGATATTAGaggaatgacaagtataagataatcataccttcttatgtttcattacttaccatatgtagtttctctGTACTTTCAACTATGAAATGATATGTATGGCTTCTGATTGcaatctttctggatgtaggacAAGTTTGTAGATATATAGaattggttagagactcgtgctgataacgttttatgaaatataactcaaagtagcAATATGGAACaagaaaataaaagcaatttagtaaattatgaacaagaaatagagatagagagaagaaagagattttcttctttaattgtgtgtattttcctatctattacaagacctttatataggtataaaaagtgaagaaaatatgtcatgtaatatgtcattgaacatacaaaatatgtcattaaacatttgagatgaagatcatggaagaaaagtagacatccaccataatgtgatatttattatAACAAATAGTAAATAGTTGATAAAAGATCTATTcggaaaaataaaaagagtcacTACTTAACAAATTTTTAGCATAAAAGTACATTGAACTTAGCATAAATGCATAATTAAGGAAGATAAAGAAAGCGATTGGAGAATCGAAAGTATGTAAGATTTGTGGTATATAATTTTTAAGCAAGATGTTACAGGTTAAGCACGTTGTAAAGACGTCCATTGTCCCCAGCCCAATGCTGAACGagaaagttttaaattttttttttaattaaaattagaTTTGCAAACAAAAAATAGTTCAAAATTTATTATAACTTTAAATAAGACATCAAATCTTTCCAAAATCTTATTCTTTCTCTCGCAATTTTACCCGCTTAAACTTTCCTAAACATTTGATACAATTTCACTAATATATCAATTTTTGTAGCTTCAATAACTTTTCAAAAATACTAATCAAATTTTGAATTTAATATGATACACTTTTATTGAGCTAACTGTTCAACAATCGGTTGGCTCGAGCTTCCTCGGCATGCTTTCGTTACCATTACTAAGAAAAGCAACTAGGAATTCGTCTCAAATAATCTACTGAATCTTTCTTCACCTCAAAAAATTTATAACATAAAATTATTTAAACTTCAATTTCAGTAATTGTGTCACATAAAATATCACTCCTaccattccaatttatgtgatgaTATTATCCTTTTAATCTATTCTAAAGAATTTGatagttttatattttaaaaataatttaaatattaaaattttattttacttttaataagataatttataattatataaatataaaatttatttaaataaaaaatcttacttttcctttttaaattctATGCTCAATCAAAACCATCACGTAAATTGAAATGAAAACTTTTAACAAATTAATGATGGGAAGAAAAttgaaagttaaaaaatagaaattcgaacccaaaattaaaaaaaaatatatatgtgggACCCGTTTTACGTGGAAGCCCACATGTCCTCTATACACTCCAAGAAAGGACCATAGATGTTAGAAAAATATAcacagagaaaaagagaaaaacagaAACAGCACTCTCTCTCTTTTCATCTCTCTTCACTGTATTACCTTTCctttctcctctctctctctctctctctctctttcttcatAGCATTTCTTCAGAGTATAGTTTGTGAAAGTACAGAGCTTTAGATCTCTGGTTTACATAATTTTCTGAAGGTAAAACgccttctttttattttcttgatttgcTGTTGTGTTTTGCTTTGAACTTTTGCTCATTATTGATGCTAACTATGTGCTAAATCTTAAAGGGTTTGTCCGTAATATGTTTATTCTGAGTTTAACTTCCTTGCATTGACTTTTAAGCTACTCAAtctcttcttttttaatttttattcatGAGTTACTTTAAGTGCTTTAGGATTTGTACTAAAAATTGCAGCTTTTTAGTAAGTTGGGAGAAATAGTGGAGGAATTTGAAATATAAATCTCACTTAGGAAtctcattttcttcttgaaaGTTGTAATCTTTATTATTTTTGAGTAATGGGGTTCTTTTAATTGAAATGGATCTATGCTTGAACTGAGTATTTCTCCATTATTGGGTTTGGTTCATTGTATGATAAAAAGTTGATGGTTGGTCGTAGACTAGATGGTTTCATATCTCATTAGGGGGTGTGCAATTTTATAGGATGCAGGTACTCTGCAATATCTGTAAATTTGATTAAACAGATTTGATGGCAAGAGTTACTTTTGTTATAAGTGGAATGTTGGACCTCAGACTATAGAAAATGCTTTATTGGGATCATAGAATTGGGATTAtctgaaggggagccttggagcaacggtcagttgtctccatgtgacctataggtcacgggttcaagctgtGGAACCAACCATTGATGCTTGCTTCAGGataggctgcctacatcacaccccctTCGGGTGCGGCCAttccccggaccctgcgtgaTCGAATCTGCAAATGTTATTTAAAATCCTTATCCAAGTTATTAATTTTTTGAGCTTTTCATTTGCATTCTCTGTTTTATGAAAAGCTTGTTCATTCATTTCTTTATTCTTGTGTTGTGGTCTAAGAGGTAATAGTATTTATTCTGGTTTAATATATGTATGAGTTTGATTAGTAAGGAAGATTGCTGGTGGTGCTTTGATTATTAATATAGAGGCTCAATTGTCTTTACAGGGTCAAGGATGGATATCGAAATGACAATCAATCCGGAGTTGATGGAACTTAGAGATTTTGTGCGATGTGATGAATGATGCCACGGTCAGCATGGTGTTTGGCTTTTGAAAGGTGGTTCAGATCAAGCTTTTATGATTTACCGATTTACCTTTGAAGTGCTGAGTGCTTCCTCATTTGTCTAATTACCAGCAAATGATGGGCTCATTTCGTGGCAATTGTGAAATTGTTGAGTCAAAGGATGAGCATTCCAAAAAGTTTCATCAAGCACTTGAACCGGACAGAAAGCAGAAGCCACCTCTGGTTAGAAAAGGAGCCAGTAAATTCTTAGAAAATGATATCAATCAGCTCTTCGAAGCGATCAATGTAAGAACATCGAAGAGTCTGGATTTGACAGATAAAGTTAGAAGAGATGCCTCAAAAAGGCCAATGAGGGGTGGTGGATCTCATTCTCCGGTAACAGGGTTTTCTGATCCAGTTTCTCTAAAGCAGGCGCTTCGGGGTTTATGCATTTCTCAGGCGGCAGAAATGGCTGCAATGAAGCGATTATCAAAGCCGCCAGGTTCTCCTAGTGTTCTAGAAGCTGGACGGATAACATGCTCTTCACGGTTTGCAGATACAAGTGAAAGCATTTCAGGATCTCTCCACAAGGTGCTCCATAAACCCCAAGAACGATACGTGAAGTCAGCAAACCATAGTCCCCTTTCTTCTCCACGATTTGCCATTAAACCATCCATCGGTATGCACCATAATGGGAGAGTAGTACCAGCAGAGAGCATGTCTAGCTCTGTGCCTCATCACAGTCAAGAGGCCAGGCTAAAGTCACCAGGTCAAAGTGCCCTTTCTTCTCCACGATATGTTAGTAAACTGAGTATTAAAAGTACAGAGTCCACGTCCCATCAGAAGGATTCTCCACTGCCTCCAGAAGCCAAGACGGGGTCAACCAGTCAAAGTGCTCTCCCTTCACCTCGAATTGGTGATAAACCGGTAATTAAGTATGCAGAATCAATTGTAGTGCAAAATGTGAAGACAGGACCCGAGGAAAGCATTTCAGGCTCTTTCGACGTGATGCCTCAGTACCTTGAAGAGCCCATGAATTCCTCAAACCAAGGTGCTATTTCTTCTCCTAGGTTGGTAGCTGCACAAGCTTTACAGATTACAACTCCCAGTCTCCAGGAAAATTTGAAACAAGCATCAAACAACCATGAGATGAAACCACTAGGAACTGCATCAGCTAAGGGAAAAAACCAAACTGCAGTTCCTTCCTCATCTTCATGTGAGTCTAGTAATGTTGTACTGATGTCTGGACCAAAAAGATCGCCGGATAATCTGAAGAGAAATGTGGTGACATCGTTTAGAGTAGCAAATAAAGCAGCTCTAAAGCTGAGACGGAAAGGCAGGTCGCAGGCGGTGCCTTCGTCAAATGTAACAAGAGGCAACAAGGAGACCAAATCGACAAAAAGCACCAATCGTTTCGTAAAGCCTCCAGTCAAAAACAAATATCTTGTCAAGAAGAAATTGAAAGAGGAGGCAGCACTAGCATCTGGCACTTTTAATCTGTGCTATGAAATAAATGATTCCACAGAATCACCTAGTCAACTTATCTGCCAGAGATGTCAGTGCACTCTCGAGGGTGAGGGGAAGGAATCTAATAAAGAACCCGCAAAGCAAATCTCTGGATGTATGACCGTCGAAGCCAGTGAAAATAGCATTAGCTGTGCTGCTAATGGCTACGACAATGTCGGTATTCCTGTCTTGAAATTCAAAAAGACATCAAAATCTAGGGAGCAAGGGGAATTCTCTCAAAGCTCAAAGAGTAGTATTGGTGATTATAGTACTAGCACAACCATCAGTGAAGAGAGCAACCTAAGCGGATCCTTTTCTGGGAACAGACCGCACATGTCTAAGGATGGCAGGTGGGAGGCTATCAATCAGGTGAGGAAACAATATGGATTCTTAGGGTTAAGTCACTTCAATTTATTGAAGAAGCTTGGTTGCGGAGATATTGGGACAGTGTATCTTGCTGAGCTGCTAGAAACTAACTGCTTGTTTGCAATAAAAGTTATGGATAATGAATATCTGGCAAGAAGGAAAAAAATGCCGAGGGCCCAAACTGAAAGAGAGATTCTGCGaatcctggatcatcctttcctGCCAACACTCTATGCGCAGTTTACTTCAGACAATTTATCATGTTTAGTTATGGAGTTCTGCTCAGGTGGTGATTTGCATGTCCTCCGGCAGAAGCAGCCAAGCCGGTACTTTTCTGAGCCAGCAGCAAGGTATGATGTGCTCCAATGCACTCATTTTTAATATGATATGCCTATTCTCTCTTGATTATCGCCCATCTAAAGACCCATAAGATTTTGGCTTTCCATAATTCATACGCCTCTTAGTGAGCTTAACTTGGACTTCCTAGTTACTTATATTGACTTGAACAAATAAAGGCTAGGTAATGCAGGACCATAGGACCTATCTATATGTTGTAGCTACGAGATAAGACAAATTCTTTTAATTCGTATGCATTTTTTGATTAGGTATATCCTCTTTCCCTCACCAATCAAAACCCCCCTCCTTcccaaagaaaaatgaaaatttaaaagaataCACTTGTGCCAGAATTGTTGCTTTTAAAGGCTGAATGGAACTTATTTGATTGGACTTCTGTTCGTGGTTTTCTAGGTTTTGTTTaaattgtgttgatgcagtgtcAAAATCTGGATTCTGCAGAAAATTGATCAATAGTTTCAGTGAAGACATGGTAATTTTACATGGAAAAGAACTTTGGGCTGCTGTTTAAAAATATTGGCTTGCTTTGGTAGCTATGTCTTTATATTGGAAAGATTAAAAATTCTGGCTTGCTTTGGTCGCTGTGTTTTTAACTGTAGGAAAGTTGAACCAGCTGTCTTCAGCATAAAAGGCCCTTCCTGTATCACAAGACTACTAGCTTAACGTGTAATTTTAATTCTTCTATGGCGCAGGAATTTTCTCACTAGCTACATTAAACACGTAGTACTGAATTTAGGTTCTCTTATTCATGAGATATCAAATATCTTCTCTGTTTATTGGATGCTACTTGTTGAATTGCCATGTAGATCTAACTGTTGACCAGTCAGTATGTCAACATCATAAAAGACAGATGGCTTCTCTCCCTCCCCCTCTTCGCAATTCATTATCATGACCTAGTGGTTGTGCTTTTCCTAACTTGGCTG is a genomic window containing:
- the LOC107821958 gene encoding serine/threonine-protein kinase KIPK2 — its product is MMGSFRGNCEIVESKDEHSKKFHQALEPDRKQKPPLVRKGASKFLENDINQLFEAINVRTSKSLDLTDKVRRDASKRPMRGGGSHSPVTGFSDPVSLKQALRGLCISQAAEMAAMKRLSKPPGSPSVLEAGRITCSSRFADTSESISGSLHKVLHKPQERYVKSANHSPLSSPRFAIKPSIGMHHNGRVVPAESMSSSVPHHSQEARLKSPGQSALSSPRYVSKLSIKSTESTSHQKDSPLPPEAKTGSTSQSALPSPRIGDKPVIKYAESIVVQNVKTGPEESISGSFDVMPQYLEEPMNSSNQGAISSPRLVAAQALQITTPSLQENLKQASNNHEMKPLGTASAKGKNQTAVPSSSSCESSNVVLMSGPKRSPDNLKRNVVTSFRVANKAALKLRRKGRSQAVPSSNVTRGNKETKSTKSTNRFVKPPVKNKYLVKKKLKEEAALASGTFNLCYEINDSTESPSQLICQRCQCTLEGEGKESNKEPAKQISGCMTVEASENSISCAANGYDNVGIPVLKFKKTSKSREQGEFSQSSKSSIGDYSTSTTISEESNLSGSFSGNRPHMSKDGRWEAINQVRKQYGFLGLSHFNLLKKLGCGDIGTVYLAELLETNCLFAIKVMDNEYLARRKKMPRAQTEREILRILDHPFLPTLYAQFTSDNLSCLVMEFCSGGDLHVLRQKQPSRYFSEPAARFYVAEVLLALEYLHMLGVVYRDLKPENILVREDGHIMLTDFDLSLRCSVNPTLLQSSSLGIEAPRISGPCAGSNCIDPFCAGPSCQVSCFSPRIFPGSARVRKLKAEAASLNRSLPQLVVEPTEARSNSFVGTHEYLAPEIIKGDGHGSAVDWWTLGVFLYELLYGKTPFKGAGNEETLANVVMQNLRFPHSPIVSFQARDLIRGLLVKEPENRLGTETGAAEIKRHPFFDGLNWALIRCAIPPQVPGVSKVAFQEKSKKFLEYSSTGEHLEFELF